DNA from Sporolituus thermophilus DSM 23256:
CTTCTGGAAAAGTGGAAATCGGTAAGCGGAAAGTAACAACGTCAGTTTAAGATTGGCTACTAGTAACAAACATTTGATACTCGTTTTCTTTAAAGCCGAAGACAACAGTTTGGCCATCGGTCACTATGGGCCGCACCATGATGGTAGGGTTGGCCTGTAATAGGTTGACAATCTCAGCTTCGCCCATAACGGCAAGATCTGGTTTGAGCTTTTTGTACCCTTGGCTTTTCGTGTTTACCAGCCGCGCCAGTTCCACGCCGCCGCGCTCGGCCAATTGCCTGAGTTCTTTCTCGGTCGGCGGTTCTTTGGCAATATTGCGGAAGACAAACTCCACACCCTGCTGTGAAAGCCACGCTTTCGCCCTCCGGCAGGTTTGTCAGTTGGGCACGCAATAAAAAGTAAGCATTTTGCTCAACTCCTTTGGGTTTTATGCCAATCCCGTGCTTTTATTTTGCCATAAACCGGCATAAAATTAAACTTAAAGGTGGTGTCGGTAATGAACTGGTTTGACTTTATCTTCCGCATATTTGTTTTCTGTATTTCATTACCGTTTGGCGCTGTTTTCGCCCTTATCCCAGCGGCTTTTGGCGGCGAAATTCTCAGCCAAATCGGAATACCTCTAGACTGGGGCAGATGGATAATTGGCATCATTGCGACCTTATGGTTTTGTTTGTATATGCAAGCACAAATCTTTCCGTCCGAAGCGGAAATCGAAGAATTAATCAAAAACCCGGAAAAACTCGAGACAGACCATCAAGCACGACAAACAAATGCCAGCCCCCTGATCTGGTTTTTGCTCGGCTACTGGTTTAGCAAAAAGTAAAATATCACTATCAGCCATAGCGAAACTGCATACTACCTAAATATATTCAAAGCAATAAGAGTGACAAACGCTGCCGCGATTATGAGTGCAGTCGACATAAAAAAATACTTGGCAATGCCGACGATTATATCAAACATGGCACCCCACCTCATACTTATTGGGCGCAGCTGCCATCAGCCGGGCAGGCTAGCTAAGCCCGCTCCGGTATCGGCTCGTCACAGGCAGCCGGTTCTTTCATAAATAAGGCCAATACAAAAGCCGCCACCGGCAACACCGTCAAAACGTCAAATACAATTGGCAAACCGTAACTGTCGGCCACCCGGCCCAAAGCCAGCACCCCCATCGCACCCAGCCCTACGCTGAACCCGATGGTTAGCCCCGAGGCCATGCCCACGTTGCCGGGGAGCATGTTCTGAGCCAACACCAGGCTGCTGGCAAACGCCGCCGACAACAGCGCACTGGCAACAACCAAGACGACAAACACAATCCAGCCTTCTACCGACTTAAACATAAACAGTAATACCGACACCGGCAGAATCGACCAGACCATGACTCGTTTGCTGCCCAAACGGTCACTCAAGATGCCGCCAAACAACGTCCCCACCGCCCCACCGGCAAGATATACGGTAAGCAGCGAACTGGCATAGAGCGGATCGCCATGCAAAAACGAAACATAGTAGAGAGGCAAGAAAGTGCTTATCCCAGCGGTGACTGTCGCCCGCAGAAAAACAATCCCCAAAATGATCAGTACCGGCGAGCTAACGGCCGCCTTGAGGCCACCGGCAACCGCTACCCGGTCCGGCGACTGGCGCGGTAGCAGTTTGGTTAGCCTATATAGCAATACGGCCAAAACGATAAACGGTAACAGATACAGGAGCAAGCGGTCGGCACGGTCATCGGCCAATAAAAAGGCCATAAATAGCGACCCGACGGCAAATCCGGCGTTGCCGCCAACGGCAAACAGACTTACTCCCTTTCCTTTGGCTGCGCCACTCAGGCGATTGGCACTTTTGGCCCCCTCGGGGTGAAACGCTGCCACC
Protein-coding regions in this window:
- a CDS encoding MFS transporter, with translation MWPLFLLSAAHGVTDLSQGALLVALPYFKAKFGLSYAQVSAIALVQNLTSSVSQPLFGYFTDRKSRPWLMPAGCFLSGAAMVASLLAPAYWLVLTFTALCGFGVAAFHPEGAKSANRLSGAAKGKGVSLFAVGGNAGFAVGSLFMAFLLADDRADRLLLYLLPFIVLAVLLYRLTKLLPRQSPDRVAVAGGLKAAVSSPVLIILGIVFLRATVTAGISTFLPLYYVSFLHGDPLYASSLLTVYLAGGAVGTLFGGILSDRLGSKRVMVWSILPVSVLLFMFKSVEGWIVFVVLVVASALLSAAFASSLVLAQNMLPGNVGMASGLTIGFSVGLGAMGVLALGRVADSYGLPIVFDVLTVLPVAAFVLALFMKEPAACDEPIPERA